The proteins below are encoded in one region of Vibrio sp. ED004:
- a CDS encoding DNA-3-methyladenine glycosylase I, producing MEANTVDRTCAWALKHELEREYHDAEWGVPVYDDQVLFEFITLEGAQAGLSWITILKKREGYRAAFENYDLNKLAVLNEDNVPNIIENFDVVKHKGKIASVYNNARATLELQKEFGSLSNALWQFVDNEVIVNQWTEMSQVPASTEQSKAMSKFLKKKGFKFVGETICYAFMQATGMVNDHLVGCPYK from the coding sequence ATGGAAGCGAATACAGTGGATAGAACGTGTGCATGGGCACTGAAACACGAACTTGAAAGGGAGTATCACGACGCAGAGTGGGGTGTACCTGTTTACGATGACCAAGTGTTGTTTGAGTTCATTACGTTGGAAGGTGCCCAAGCCGGCCTAAGTTGGATTACGATACTCAAAAAACGCGAAGGCTATCGTGCTGCATTTGAAAACTACGACCTTAATAAGCTAGCTGTACTCAATGAAGACAATGTGCCAAACATCATTGAAAACTTCGATGTGGTTAAACATAAGGGCAAGATTGCCTCGGTTTACAACAATGCGCGAGCAACGCTTGAACTTCAGAAAGAGTTTGGGTCTCTATCGAATGCTTTATGGCAGTTTGTCGACAATGAGGTGATCGTCAATCAATGGACAGAGATGTCTCAAGTCCCGGCTTCTACTGAGCAATCTAAAGCGATGAGCAAGTTTTTGAAGAAGAAAGGATTTAAGTTTGTAGGGGAAACAATCTGTTACGCGTTTATGCAAG